The nucleotide window CAATAACCTGTGAGAGAGGCTCTGTCATACGGCAGTTCAGAGCCCTCTCCAATCCGACTCCATCTTATTTATCTCCCATCGTCCCTGCACCAGACTCTCAACACACTGTACCAGTCACCATCTCTTGAATACCTCATCTCCTTTAGCCCCTCTGTGTTTTTACCGTACCGTCCTTTTATATCTCTTATCTATTGGAAGAACTCTGACTCACACTGTACTCAGGCCCACACATGATCTCTTCTCTAGgtaaatgttttcctttcctttgcctcAGCAGAATTCATTACTCCCCTTTTGGGCACTCATGCTGCTTAGATAATACGGTACAATGCATTAGCTGCATGACCTGGAGTAAGtagcttaacttctctgagtttctctttctgcttctggAATACCTTCGTATCTTTCAGAGGAATTCTGTGAAACCTAAATACCAAAGACAAGGGACCCCGAATAGccagaacaatcttgaaaaagaaaacattggagatttcacacttcctgatttcaaaacttaactGCATatctacaataatcaaaacagtttggtattggcataaagacaaaCAGATAAACCCATGGAATAGagtagagagctcagaaatatatatatgtatatattcaaatgatttttgacaagggtgccaggACCATTCAATAAAGgcaaggacagtcttttcaacaaatggtgtagggaaaactggatatccacatgcaaaagaatgaggtTGTACCtttaccttataccatatacaaaaattaactcaaaatggatcaaagaccaaacataggagaaaagcttcatgacactCGATTTCTGCATGATTTCTTGGATAATCATTTCATGattaccaaaagcacaggcaacataaaaaaaatagataaattggactacatcaaaatttaaaactttagtgCATCAAGGGACACTAACAACAGAATTGAAAGGTAACCCAgagaatgcaagaaaatatttacaaatgatataactgataaaatattaatatctagaaaatttaaagaactcttacaactcaacaacaaaaaacaaataatctgatttaaaaatggccagaaacttgaatagacatttctccaaagaagataaatgacTAGAAAAcgtatgaaaagatgttcatcactaatctttagggaaatgcaaatgaaaaccacaatgagataccacttcacacccattagtatggccattatcaaaaaaaaaaaaacagaaaataacaagtgttggtaaaatggtgcagccaatgtggaaaacagtatgccagttcctcaaaaaggtaaaaatagaattatcatatgattcagcaattccactttgggTTATATACctgaaagaattgaaagcagggactcaaacaaatacttgtacacccatgttcatagcagcattatttacaatagccaaaaggcagaagcaacccaagtgtccaccaatggatgaatggaaaaacaaaatgtggtatattcatgccatggaatattatttatctttagaaaggaaagaaattctgacacatgctacaacacagatgaatcttgaagacattatgctaagtgaaataagccagccacaaaagaacaaatgctgtatgattccacttacataaggTACATACAGTAGTCAAATcatagagacggaaagtagaacggtggggaggtgggacttactgtttaatgggtacagtttcagttttgcaagaagaaaaaagttctgaagatggatggtggtgatggttgcacaccaATGCTGATATACTTAATGTCACcgaactatacatttaaaaaggttaagatggtaaatttggtgcgtattttatcacaattttaaaatatttaaaaattttaaaataaagcaggaCACAAAAGTGttaatatatactatatgatttaatttatttaaggtGCAAAAATTGATCTGTGATGTTAGATGTCAGGACAGCAATTGCCCTTGAGAGAGGGGAGTAACTGGAAAGAAGCGTGAAGAGGCTTCAGGGGTGCTGGTGATACTCTGTTTCTTGGCCTGGATGCTATGACAGGGATGTGTACAGTTTGTGGGATTCTTTGAGCTATATACACTTatgatttgtacatttttctgtatGAATGTTACACTTCAAAGAAGATTCCAGAATTGTCGATCGCGGACCGCAGAGCAGACCTACAGAATCATGACATCTGGGCATGGATACTGGGGACCTTGCGTTATGAAAATCCCACTTTCAAGTTTTTCTTCAGAACATTGTATTTTGAGAATCTTTGCGAAAGGAAGGGGATTGGGTGAATATTCTTCTGATGCCCAAGAATTCTAACAATAAATATTCCTTAGAAAAGAAATTCAGGATTTCCTTGATCACTTACCTTCTTCTCCTGTTAGGAAAATGCATGTCACTTTTCCAATGCTGAGACAGAGAACTAAGAAATCAATGACatataaaaatggacagttttatgttttaaaatattattctaatgtGTCATATATACTCTATGAATATCTAGAAGACTAGAAAACAATTCTGTTGAAGCCCTCTAAAATATGGCAGGTGCTAGGACCTACTGGAATTCAGGCAACTTGAGTAGGAGGCGAAACATCCATCATGGGGTGTGGTGCAGTGTAAGCAGGTACAGAAAAGCCAGTTCTTCCACATGTAAGCTGCTTGGACTCCATTTCATCTCTCATCGTACCATCTCCAAGATTTCGGCAGCCTTTGCACTTGCTTGTTAAACTTCAGTCATGTTTCTTGCAAAGGCTATATTGGAGGGGGCAGATCGAGGTCTGGGAGAAGCTCTTGGAGGCTTTCTTGGAGGAGGCGgtcagagaagaggaggaggcggaggaggaaATATTGGAGGGCTGGTTGGAGGAATCGTGAATTTTATCAGTGAGGCCGCAGCAGCCCAATACACTCCAGAACCACCTCCCACCCAGCAGCATTTCACCCACGTGGAGGCCTCGGAAAGCGAGGAAGTTCGGCGGTTCCGGCAACAATTCGCACAGCTGGCTGGACCGGACATGGAGGTGGGTGCCACTGACCTGATGAATATTCTCAACAAAGTCCTTTCTAAGCACAAGGATCTGAAGACCGACGGCTTTAGCCTTGACACCTGCCGGAGCATTGTGTCTGTCATGGACAGCGACACAACGGGGAAGTTGGGCTTTGAGGAATTTAAGTATCTGTGGAACAACATCAAGAAATGGCAGTGTGTTTATAAGCAGTATGACAGGGACCATTCCGGGACTCTGGGAAGTTCGCAGCTGCGGGGAGCTCTGCAGGCTGCAGGCTTCCAGCTAAACGATCACCTTTACCAGATGATCGTGCGCCGCTATGCTGATGAGGAGGGAGGTATGGATTTTAACAGCTTCATCAGCTGCCTGGTCCGCCTGGACGCTATGTTTCGTGCCTTCAAGTCTCTGGATAGAGATGCAGACGGCCTGATTCAGGTGTCTATCAAAGAGTGGCTGCAGCTGACCATGTATTCCTGAAGGGGGCACTGGGAGCGCAAGACCCTCCCTGGAGGACAGGACTTCCAAAGCCTTGCCATGCTGTCCACACGGTTGCTGACACCCTGTCCAACAGCTGTCGTTTCCCGGCAAGCTCTCTCACAACCCTACATATTTTTGATCGTGTGCAACATTTTACTGCTTAATTAAAGCTTGTTTTTCACGAAAAATGTTTTGAGTGGTTTGTATTATGTATGAGTGTTTAGAGATACTAAATTTATATgagcatataaatatatgtatatacgtgaatatatatatatatatatatatacacacacatatatgatagGAGGTGTAGGGCAGAGTTCTACTGGAGTAGATTTTAAAAGGTTGTTGCTTATTTGGTGAATGAATTCCAAGGAGTGGAAACTTTATCATTGTTTCCATTGTTgttaagaattaaattttttttaaatcctggaaTAAATCAAAAAAACAGTCAGgagatatttttttccctttaaaaaggTGAGGAGGGAAGTTCAAAATCTGTTTTCCTCGTGATTTTACATCTGGTCTTTCCATTATGTAAAAAAGTGAAAAGTGCTTTCCAGGAAACCCATTTAACTGTATAGAAACAGGTTCCCATAAgggtaacattttttttaaatcacgcATCAACTATCTAAAATTCTAGATTTCTTTAGTTCTGTTTCTCCAGTACAATAAGCATATTAtagcaattttgttttgttttgatataatttgtaaagagaGTCAAAGGCATTGAGGAATAAAAGAGTGTACCCACAGTTCCAAAATGTCTCTAGTTGccttaatgaattaaaatgatcACTCTTACGTATACTTCATACAAAATCAGGCATGCCCCGCTGATGTTAGCCAGCTCTTGTCATGTCTTGCCCTGCCTTAGAGCAAGGAAAATTCTCTTGTTCATCTTTGGAAACTGCAGGCTGgaaacaagcacacacacacacaaaaaaaaaaaaaaaaagaaaaagaaaaaaaagaaaacccacacacactcacatagtTATCAGTTAAATGGAATATAAAGCAATCGAGAGAACAAATATTGCTGACTcttgcagtggttctcagccctggctgcaatTTAGAATCCTGGGGAGAGCTCTTTAGGGATGCTAATGCTTGAGTCCCACTCCAAATATGTCAAATAAGACTCTTTAGAAGTGGGGCCTGAGGATGAATATtcttaaagctccccaggtgattgtaACAAGCAGCCAAGGTTGACAGGCTTGACTGCTTTAAAGTAGGGCTGTCTCGCAGTATTTTTCAAATCTGTCTCCAccaaaactgaggcccagcaggAGAGTCAGTGTTGCGAGCATCCAGGTAGAGGGAAGACAGGAGTACCAAGAAACTGCTCCCAAAAGCTGGGCTAGTTGTGCCTTTCTTGTGTATAGCCCTTGATTagactttataattttaatacagGTTGTTAGACCAGAGCAAGCAAAATCCAGAATCCTGGTGCAATCTAGACTCAGCTAGAAAGGCTGCATTTGTAGGTGCTCTGTTCCCCTGCCTGCTATTTAATTGGTCACTACCCCTTCTGCTCCTCTGGTTTCTAATTAATGCCTTCTCTATCCCAGGCTACTTTGGAGGGTCCTGCTGAGTTCGAAGAtaaattcttccttcctcttttgacTCACTTAGAAGAAAGTTGTAGCTATGAAAATGATGTAACTGGCCTGTTAACAGCCCCCAGCTGCCTGCTGGAAATCCCCAGTGAAATGCGGAGAGGTTGGCATGTGGCCTCTGTgttcaccatcatcaccatcatataatatttatgaaacacCACCCACATATAATTCTGAACTGAGCCAAGCACGGAGATCCCACCCACTTTCCCCAAGGGACTTGTAATTTTGCTTGGTCTGCTCTGCTACTTAGACCAGGTGTGGTTACATAAGAATGAGGCTGCTGCCAGCAACCACACATTAATATTAgtctccctattttaaaataagcccaGGAGTATGTTAGGTATGGGTGTAGGAGAGTAGCCAAGAAGGGGGAAAGCTGCCAGACATCTTTTAAGGCCTCAGAATATTAGGTTTATAATTTAACCTTTCCACAGGATGGTTGTGGAAAGGGCAATGAAACCACATTTTTGTTCCTCACTTCattgtaaatgttttataaaagttaAGACAGTCATCTCACCTGAGGGGTGATATTAAGTATTTCCCTTGCTCCTCAAGTTGAGGAATTATCTACTTTTATGATTCTCTGCCAGCATGTGCATGGAAaaccatcctgaagctacctaaGATCTCCTTCTATTCTCCTCTGAATTTCCGTAAAATTTGTATGAATAACCTCAGTTGTCAGAGTGGATACTAGAAAATTCAATCCAAACTCTGGAATTTTCCAGGTAACCAAATATTTGGCATTGTGTAGAACCAACAGCCTAATAAGGGATTGAATTTCTTAGTTTTCatccaatatttattttgtttttcttgttgttgtttaggttttttgtttgtttgaaatagggtctcactctgttgcccaggctagagtgcagtggtatcatcatagctcactacaaccttaaactcctgagctcaagcaatccttctgcctcagcctcctgagtagctgagactacaagtgcacgctaccacacccagctaatttttctattttttgtagaaatggggtctctccATGAGCTACCATGCTCAGCTATAATCCTATAaactacaaaaaaggaaaaataactgtgTGCTCTGTACCTAAAAATAGCAAAACTCccaaaaacattcaaaatttttatgtcaTCCTAAAGCTCacttattaaacatttttgattAGTAGcgcatgtgtttttaaaagctgATTTATCAACCTCAGTCAGAAATCTTAGTAGTGGTATTACAGAATTGCTCATATTGGGGACTTAAATATTTCTGCAGGCACCTTTAGGGTACTGATGTTTAATATGCTTACTGATCTTGAAGAACCTtcagaattactttttaaaaatgtttaagtagggccgggcacggtggcccacgcctataatcctggcactctgggaggccgaggcgggtggatcgtttgagctcaggagttcaagaccagcctgagcaagagtgagaccccgtctctactaaaaatagaaagaaattatctggccaactaaaaatatatatagaaaaaatgagccgggcatggtggtgcatgcctgtagtcccagctactggggaggctgaggcaggaggattgcttaagcccaggagtttgaggttgctgtgagctaggctgatgccacagcactcagtctagcccgggcaacagagtgagactctgtctaaaaaaaaaaaaaaaaaaaaaaatatgtttaagtgTAGTAAAACAATTTATGGGACCTCAtgagaaaacttgaaaataaataaaatgaaacaattgaATTCTAGAAAATTGTTACAATTACATATGTGGGTAGAAATGTGCTCTTAATGAGAATATTCAGGTAAACAGAACACCTCTTCCCAGACTCTTCTGGGTAACTGAGCGTTTActgcattttaataattatgctCCTTTGGATTTACAGATTACCTTCAAAGACTTGAACACTTTCTGTTGGTTGTTGCCatataaaatctgttttatgtaaacattttaaaattattttgaggtcATTGATTATCTCTCATCTGCAGAGATGGTATTATTATATCGGTTAtaacacaacaaagaaaatagtCCCTATCCTTGGGAGTTTATTGCAAAATGTATTCAAAACTATCTTCTTAAATTTTGCTAGACTTAAAAAGTTGTAAAGAGTATCTGCTTCCGTATGAATCCAAACGTCGAATAAATTCAACTGTGAAACAGCCCAAGGGAACGGATCCCTGAGAATCAGACACATGGGAATCACCGtttattttttctggaattttaaatGGGCAATAAATGAACAAGCAGCCTAGAACTTCCCACGGGCCCTGGAAGCCAGCACATGGTGACTGAGCATGCGAAAGGTGTGGGGGCCA belongs to Eulemur rufifrons isolate Redbay chromosome 23, OSU_ERuf_1, whole genome shotgun sequence and includes:
- the CAPNS2 gene encoding calpain small subunit 2 — translated: MFLAKAILEGADRGLGEALGGFLGGGGQRRGGGGGGNIGGLVGGIVNFISEAAAAQYTPEPPPTQQHFTHVEASESEEVRRFRQQFAQLAGPDMEVGATDLMNILNKVLSKHKDLKTDGFSLDTCRSIVSVMDSDTTGKLGFEEFKYLWNNIKKWQCVYKQYDRDHSGTLGSSQLRGALQAAGFQLNDHLYQMIVRRYADEEGGMDFNSFISCLVRLDAMFRAFKSLDRDADGLIQVSIKEWLQLTMYS